A single Vibrio sp. YMD68 DNA region contains:
- the ispB gene encoding octaprenyl diphosphate synthase — translation MDFKAIQALTADDMAKVNETIQAQLNSDVSLINQLGFYIVSGGGKRLRPMLAILSARALGYQGEAHTTAAAFIEFIHTATLLHDDVVDESDMRRGKETANAAFGNAASVLVGDYIYTRSFQMMTKLGSLRILELMSDSVNVISEGEVQQLMNCNDPNTTEESYMQVIYSKTARLFEAATQIGAILNDAPKEVEVALQNYGKYLGTAFQLIDDVMDYASDGKEMGKNVGDDLAEGKPTLPLLHAMRHGNDQQAAMIRDAIEHSNGMDRLDEILAAMDQSGSLDYTTSKALEEADKAIEQLSILPESDYKKALIALAHLAVKRTK, via the coding sequence ATGGATTTTAAAGCTATCCAAGCGCTTACTGCCGACGACATGGCAAAAGTTAATGAAACAATTCAAGCCCAACTCAACTCTGATGTATCTTTAATCAACCAGCTTGGTTTTTATATCGTCAGTGGTGGTGGGAAACGTTTACGACCAATGTTGGCGATTTTGTCAGCACGCGCCTTAGGCTACCAAGGAGAAGCTCATACGACCGCTGCAGCGTTCATTGAGTTTATCCACACGGCAACCTTGCTGCATGATGATGTTGTCGATGAATCAGACATGAGACGCGGTAAAGAAACGGCAAACGCGGCATTTGGTAATGCGGCGAGTGTTTTGGTTGGTGACTACATCTACACTCGATCATTTCAAATGATGACCAAGCTAGGATCGTTAAGGATCCTCGAATTAATGAGTGACTCTGTTAATGTCATCTCAGAAGGTGAAGTTCAGCAATTAATGAATTGTAATGATCCTAACACCACTGAAGAAAGCTACATGCAAGTTATCTACTCAAAGACCGCCCGCCTTTTTGAAGCGGCAACCCAAATTGGGGCCATTTTAAATGATGCACCAAAGGAAGTAGAAGTAGCGCTACAAAATTATGGTAAATACCTAGGTACGGCCTTCCAATTGATTGACGATGTGATGGACTACGCCTCTGATGGTAAAGAGATGGGTAAGAATGTAGGCGATGACCTAGCTGAAGGGAAACCGACCCTTCCACTACTCCACGCTATGCGTCACGGCAACGACCAGCAGGCAGCGATGATACGCGATGCCATTGAGCATTCGAATGGCATGGACCGTCTTGATGAAATCCTTGCTGCAATGGATCAAAGTGGATCCTTAGACTATACGACAAGTAAAGCACTAGAAGAAGCAGACAAAGCCATCGAGCAACTCTCTATACTGCCAGAGTCTGATTATAAGAAGGCATTAATTGCGTTGGCTCATCTTGCTGTTAAGCGCACTAAATAA
- the rpmA gene encoding 50S ribosomal protein L27 — protein sequence MAHKKAGGSTNNGRDSESKRLGVKRFGGESVLAGNIIVRQRGTKFHAGTNVGIGKDHTLFALTEGKVKFEVKGPKNRKFVSIEGE from the coding sequence ATGGCACATAAAAAAGCTGGTGGTTCTACTAATAACGGCCGCGATTCAGAAAGCAAACGTCTTGGTGTTAAGCGTTTCGGTGGTGAATCTGTTCTTGCAGGTAACATCATCGTTCGTCAACGTGGTACTAAGTTCCACGCTGGCACTAACGTTGGTATCGGTAAAGACCATACTCTTTTCGCTCTTACTGAAGGTAAAGTGAAATTTGAAGTAAAAGGTCCTAAAAACCGTAAATTCGTTAGCATCGAAGGCGAGTAA
- the rplU gene encoding 50S ribosomal protein L21, whose amino-acid sequence MYAVFQSGGKQHRVSEGQTLRLEKLDVETGATVEFDKVLLVANGEEIAVGAPLVEGGKVTAEVVQHGRGDKVKIVKFRRRKHSRKEQGHRQWFTEVKITGINA is encoded by the coding sequence ATGTACGCTGTTTTCCAATCTGGTGGCAAACAACACCGAGTTAGCGAAGGTCAAACCCTTCGTTTAGAGAAATTAGACGTTGAAACTGGTGCAACTGTAGAATTTGATAAAGTTCTTCTTGTTGCTAACGGCGAAGAAATCGCTGTTGGTGCACCTCTTGTTGAAGGTGGCAAAGTGACTGCGGAAGTAGTACAACACGGTCGTGGCGATAAAGTTAAAATCGTTAAGTTCCGTCGTCGTAAGCACTCTCGTAAAGAGCAAGGTCACCGTCAGTGGTTCACGGAAGTGAAAATCACTGGTATTAACGCTTAA
- the mdh gene encoding malate dehydrogenase, whose protein sequence is MKVAVIGAAGGIGQALALLLKNRLPAGSDLALYDIAPVTPGVAADLSHIPTPVSIKGYSGEDPTPALEGADVVLISAGVARKPGMDRADLFNVNAGIVKSLAEKIAVTCPTACVGIITNPVNTTVPIAAEVLKKAGVYDKRKLFGVTTLDVIRSETFVAALKDKDPSDVRVPVIGGHSGVTILPLLSQVEGVEFTAEEVEALTKRIQNAGTEVVEAKAGGGSATLSMGQAACRFGLALVKALQGDESVIECAYVEGSGEHAPFFAQPVKLGKDGAEAILSYGELSDYEKSALDGMLETLNGDIEIGIEFAK, encoded by the coding sequence ATGAAAGTAGCCGTAATTGGTGCCGCTGGTGGCATTGGCCAAGCTTTAGCCCTTCTTCTTAAAAACCGCCTTCCAGCGGGTTCTGACTTAGCTTTGTATGACATTGCTCCTGTTACACCAGGAGTTGCCGCGGATCTGAGCCATATACCGACACCTGTTTCTATTAAAGGATATTCAGGTGAAGATCCGACACCAGCATTAGAAGGGGCTGACGTTGTCCTAATTTCTGCGGGTGTGGCTCGTAAGCCAGGTATGGATCGCGCGGATCTATTTAATGTCAACGCAGGGATTGTAAAATCGCTGGCGGAAAAAATTGCGGTAACCTGCCCAACAGCTTGTGTCGGTATCATCACCAATCCGGTAAATACCACAGTGCCAATTGCTGCTGAAGTTCTAAAGAAAGCGGGTGTTTATGACAAGCGTAAATTGTTCGGTGTCACCACGCTTGATGTTATTCGAAGTGAAACTTTTGTTGCGGCATTGAAAGATAAAGATCCTAGCGATGTTCGTGTCCCTGTTATTGGCGGTCACTCAGGCGTAACCATTCTTCCTCTCTTGTCTCAAGTTGAAGGTGTGGAATTTACTGCTGAGGAAGTTGAAGCATTAACTAAGCGTATTCAAAATGCAGGTACTGAAGTTGTAGAAGCGAAAGCGGGTGGCGGTAGTGCAACCCTTTCTATGGGACAAGCAGCGTGTCGCTTTGGCCTAGCGCTTGTAAAAGCACTTCAGGGTGATGAGTCTGTTATTGAATGTGCCTATGTTGAAGGCTCAGGTGAACATGCTCCATTCTTTGCTCAACCAGTTAAGCTTGGTAAAGATGGCGCAGAAGCTATTTTAAGCTACGGTGAATTGAGCGATTATGAAAAATCGGCTCTAGACGGTATGCTCGAAACGCTAAATGGTGATATTGAGATTGGTATCGAGTTTGCTAAGTAA